The following proteins are encoded in a genomic region of Salvelinus namaycush isolate Seneca chromosome 12, SaNama_1.0, whole genome shotgun sequence:
- the si:dkeyp-72g9.4 gene encoding uncharacterized protein si:dkeyp-72g9.4, translating to MRPRSRLLAKRCLPTIREGYEELVQDMNQANSRHLPPHGQAHSLSTHDYFLSICQLARPTFPQGEPDCDILTVGALASLRLHRLSDRVPPCQPLISKVSRHTQSEQEESQNECSGPERVVDVSSRQTSSRVVPSVSDPLEFLYGHREGLLSAACRAHDSQGWMGEGSQSATQRRPRPPVCADSFPRMCSSPVTQCKSSCCDLWLVDPTDQKKPNPDPAPPQTSSSDQQKPGASSSFSWMFQNDPDRAPAGERGKCTRYMDNHTMVSHWIADCRSAWREARVRACMLPAIAEM from the coding sequence ATGCGACCCCGCTCCAGACTCCTGGCTAAGAGGTGCCTGCCCACCATCAGGGAGGGCTATGAGGAGCTGGTCCAAGACATGAACCAGGCCAACAGCCGCCACCTCCCTCCCCATGGTCAGGCGCACTCACTGTCTACCCATGACTACTTCCTGTCCATCTGCCAGCTCGCCCGACCAACCTTCCCCCAGGGCGAACCTGACTGTGACATCCTCACGGTGGGCGCTCTGGCCTCCCTGAGGCTGCACAGACTGAGTGACCGTGTGCCACCCTGTCAGCCTCTGATCTCTAAGGTCAGCCGccacacacagtcagagcaggaggaGAGTCAGAATGAGTGTAGTGGCCCAGAGAGAGTGGTGGATGTCAGTTCACGTCAGACCTCCAGTAGGGTTGTCCCCAGTGTCTCTGACCCTCTGGAGTTCCTCTATGGTCACAGGGAAGGACTCCTCTCAGCCGCCTGTCGCGCCCATGACTCACAGGGCTGGATGGGCGAAGGGAGTCAGAGTGCGACCCAGCGTCGACCACGACCCCCGGTATGTGCCGACAGTTTCCCCCGCATGTGTTCCTCGCCCGTGACCCAGTGCAAAAGCAGCTGCTGTGATCTATGGCTGGTGGACCCTACTGACCAAAAGAAGCCAAACCCTGACCCTGCTCCACCACAGACATCCTCATCAGACCAGCAGAAACCTGGTGCCTCCAGCTCATTCTCATGGATGTTCCAGAATGACCCAGACAGGGCACCTGCAGGTGAGAGGGGGAAGTGCACTCGCTACATGGACAATCACACAATGGTGTCACACTGGATCGCTGACTGTCGCTCGGCCTGGAGAGAAGCCAGAGTCAGGGCGTGCATGCTTCCTGCCATCGCAGAGATGTAA
- the LOC120057350 gene encoding putative monooxygenase p33MONOX has translation MSRSGDIPALESGTPEGLLGGMSLPIGMTRRAMSYDDNMEAPMSPPPSDININNLWGRRPVVPDKRFSHLAEEDESGNALTHAATFDAGLRPHMPVVVKAKASSIIMNSLMTKQTQDSMYRFEQQAGLRDTVYTPHKGLTSEETRHHHRMPESFHKMNIQSMDMGAGHKGGHEDKQTSSAQSTPNSTPQSSPKQKRRGWFTSQSTTVTSSDLSTSSNTSMDMGAGEGGGAVERWGVFGPRLVVQKSTTDTGADHTNTGGFALQSYRGAQKPTPMEVMKAQATRLADDPAVDKQAPPKMEIPTMEGSRRSARPHKLKPRDMNILTPSGF, from the exons ATGTCCAGGTCAGGAGATATACCAG CCCTGGAGTCTGGGACCCCAGAGGGGCTCCTGGGAGGCATGTCCCTGCCCATTGGCATGACCCGCCGTGCCATGAGCTATGATGACAACATGGAGGCGCCCATGTCGCCCCCTCCCTCTGACATCAACATCAACAACCTATGGGGGAGGAGGCCCGTGGTACCAGACAAGAGGTTCAGTCATCTGGCCGAG GAGGATGAATCTGGAAATGCCCTGACCCATGCTGCCACGTTTGACGCTGGCCTCAGGCCACATATGCCAGTAGTGGTGAAAGCCAAAGCCTCCTCCATCATTATGAACTCTCTGATGACCA AGCAAACCCAGGACAGCATGTACAGGTTTGAGCAGCAGGCTGGGCTGAGAGACACTGTCTACACGCCCCACAAGGGCCTCACTTCTGAGGAGACCCGCCACCACCACCGCATGCCAGAGTCATTCCAT AAAATGAATATTCAAAGTATGGACATGGGAGCAGGACATAAGGGAGGACATGAGGACAAGCAAACATCATCTGCTCAGTCCACCCCAAATAGCACTCCTCAGAGCTCACCCAAACAGAAACGCAG GGGCTGGTTCACCAGCCAGAGCACAACTGTCACTAGCTCAGACCTCAGTACCAGCTCTAATACCAGTATGGACATGGGTGCTGGTGAGGGGGGAGGAGCAGTCGAACGCTGGGGTGTCTTTGGACCACGTCTGGTGGTCCAGAAATCCACTACCGACACCGGTGCGGACCACACAAACACAG gGGGTTTTGCTCTCCAGTCGTACCGCGGGGCCCAGAAGCCCACCCCCATGGAGGTGATGAAGGCCCAGGCCACTCGGTTGGCTGATGACCCTGCTGTCGACAAACAGGCCCCACCCAAGATGGAGATCCCCACCATGGAGGGCAGTAGACGGTCAGCCCGGCCGCACAAACTCAAACCTCGAGACATGAACATCCTCACTCCCTCAGGTTTCTAA